In one window of Syngnathus scovelli strain Florida chromosome 20, RoL_Ssco_1.2, whole genome shotgun sequence DNA:
- the sgk1 gene encoding serine/threonine-protein kinase Sgk1 isoform X1 — MKLVNGGGREGGEKAAFSFKKCSAFQFVKRKVRRWMQNPKVSVEKAQGKRVAKRPPVDEPRHPFSASYGCHHYAGGTPYGGCAAHRYRPDAASEPSQTYESKSFKVRRWKMPTCAHSKAKSDVGCCQSWGGGIHGVHSIRTPPPFVVSPIMLECSVCSGPYIDYVPDDNWQPRQRTQAVDFYYHNEWTEPDGYCCPGDGAFMKQRRMGLNDFIQRLATSAYTCKHAEVQSILNLSPPQDAELMSTTPSPPPSPTQQINLGPSSNPSAKPNDFHFLKVIGKGSFGKVLLARHRQDDRFYAVKVLQKKAILKKKEEKHIMSERNVLLKNVKHPFLVGLHYSFQTADKLYFVLDYINGGELFYHLQRERCFLEPRARFYAAEIASALGYLHSLNIVYRDLKPENILLDSQGHVVLTDFGLCKENIEPNGTTSTFCGTPEYLAPEVLHKQPYDRTVDWWCLGAVLYEMLYGLPPFYSRNTAEMYDNILTKPLQLKPNISNAARHLLEGLLQKDRTKRLGCADDFMEIKNHMFFSPINWDDLNAKKITPPFNPNVTGPNDLRHFDPEFTDEPVPNSIGCSPDSVLVTSSITEAAEAFVGFSYAPSMDSYL; from the exons ATGAAGCTGGTGAACGGAGGAGGGCGAGAAGGAGGAGAGAAGGCGGCGTTCTCCTTTAAGAAGTGTTCGGCTTTTCAGTTTGTCAAGAGGAAG GTGCGCCGATGGATGCAGAATCCCAAAGTAAGCGTGGAAAAGGCGCAGGGCAAACGTGTGGCCAAGCGCCCGCCGGTTGACGAGCCGCGCCACCCCTTCTCGGCCTCGTACGGCTGCCACCACTACGCCGGCGGCACGCCTTACGGCGGCTGCGCGGCCCACCGCTACCGTCCCGACGCCGCCTCCGAGCCCTCGCAGACTTACGAGAGCAAAAGCTTCAAG GTGAGGAGGTGGAAGATGCCCACGTGTGCACACAGCAAGGCCAAGAGTGACGTGGGCTGTTGCCAGTCCTGGGGGGGCGGCATCCATGGCGTTCACAGCATCCGGACCCCGCCCCCCTTCGTGGTCAGCCCCATCATGCTGGAGTGCAGCGTGTGCAGCGGGCCCTACATCGACTACGTGCCGGACGATAACTGGCAGCCGCGCCAGCGCACacag GCCGTGGACTTTTACTACCACAACGAGTGGACGGAGCCGGACGGCTACTGTTGCCCCGGCGACGGCG CTTTCATGAAACAGCGAAGGATGGGACTGAACGACTTCATCCAGAGGCTCGCCACCAGCGCCTACACCTGCAAACA TGCCGAGGTGCAGTCCATCCTGAACCTGAGTCCTCCGCAGGATGCTGAGCTCATGAGCACCACCCCGTCTCCACCT CCCAGCCCGACACAACAGATCAACCTGGGCCCGTCGTCCAACCCGTCAGCCAAGCCCAATGACTTCCACTTCCTAAAAGTGATCGGCAAGGGTAGCTTCGGCAAGGTGCTGCTGGCCCGCCACCGTCAAGACGACCGCTTCTATGCCGTCAAGGTGCTGCAGAAGAAGGCCATCCTCAAGAAGAAGGAG GAGAAGCACATCATGTCAGAGAGGAACGTGCTGCTGAAGAACGTCAAGCATCCTTTCTTAGTGGGCCTGCACTACTCATTCCAGACAGCTGACAAACTCTACTTTGTCCTCGACTACATCAACGGAGGAGAG CTCTTCTACCACCTGCAGCGCGAACGTTGCTTCCTGGAGCCCCGCGCGCGCTTCTACGCCGCCGAGATCGCCAGCGCGTTGGGCTACCTGCACTCGCTCAACATCGTCTACCGTGACCTCAAGCCCGAGAACATCCTGCTGGACTCGCAGGGCCACGTGGTGCTCACCGACTTCGGGCTCTGCAAGGAGAACATCGAGCCCAACGGAACCACCTCTACCTTCTGCGGCACGCCCGAG TATTTAGCTCCTGAGGTTCTCCACAAACAACCGTACGACCGCACGGTGGACTGGTGGTGCTTAGGAGCCGTCCTGTACGAGATGCTCTACGGCCTG CCTCCCTTCTACAGCCGCAACACGGCCGAGATGTACGACAACATCCTGACCAAGCCTCTGCAGCTCAAGCCCAACATCTCCAATGCCGCCCGCCACCTCCTGGAGGGCCTCCTGCAGAAGGACAGGACCAAGCGGCTGGGCTGCGCCGACGACTTT ATGGAAATCAAAAACCACATGTTCTTCTCGCCCATCAACTGGGATGACCTCAACGCCAAGAAGATCACGCCACCCTTCAACCCCAACGTG ACGGGCCCCAACGACCTGCGGCACTTTGACCCGGAGTTCACAGACGAGCCGGTGCCCAACTCCATCGGCTGCTCGCCCGACAGCGTGCTGGTGACGTCCAGTATCACGGAGGCGGCCGAGGCCTTTGTGGGCTTCTCCTACGCACCTTCCATGGACTCTTAcctatag
- the sgk1 gene encoding serine/threonine-protein kinase Sgk1 isoform X2 yields MKPSWLRNAPQCDHLSEPTFTRNPGHRNISMKDTTAALTSFMKQRRMGLNDFIQRLATSAYTCKHAEVQSILNLSPPQDAELMSTTPSPPPSPTQQINLGPSSNPSAKPNDFHFLKVIGKGSFGKVLLARHRQDDRFYAVKVLQKKAILKKKEEKHIMSERNVLLKNVKHPFLVGLHYSFQTADKLYFVLDYINGGELFYHLQRERCFLEPRARFYAAEIASALGYLHSLNIVYRDLKPENILLDSQGHVVLTDFGLCKENIEPNGTTSTFCGTPEYLAPEVLHKQPYDRTVDWWCLGAVLYEMLYGLPPFYSRNTAEMYDNILTKPLQLKPNISNAARHLLEGLLQKDRTKRLGCADDFMEIKNHMFFSPINWDDLNAKKITPPFNPNVTGPNDLRHFDPEFTDEPVPNSIGCSPDSVLVTSSITEAAEAFVGFSYAPSMDSYL; encoded by the exons atgaaaccttcctgGTTAAGGAATGCGCCCCAGTGTGATCACCTCTCGGAGCCCACCTTCACGCGCAACCCGGGGCACCGTAACATCTCTATGAAAGACACAACAGCTGCTTTGACGT CTTTCATGAAACAGCGAAGGATGGGACTGAACGACTTCATCCAGAGGCTCGCCACCAGCGCCTACACCTGCAAACA TGCCGAGGTGCAGTCCATCCTGAACCTGAGTCCTCCGCAGGATGCTGAGCTCATGAGCACCACCCCGTCTCCACCT CCCAGCCCGACACAACAGATCAACCTGGGCCCGTCGTCCAACCCGTCAGCCAAGCCCAATGACTTCCACTTCCTAAAAGTGATCGGCAAGGGTAGCTTCGGCAAGGTGCTGCTGGCCCGCCACCGTCAAGACGACCGCTTCTATGCCGTCAAGGTGCTGCAGAAGAAGGCCATCCTCAAGAAGAAGGAG GAGAAGCACATCATGTCAGAGAGGAACGTGCTGCTGAAGAACGTCAAGCATCCTTTCTTAGTGGGCCTGCACTACTCATTCCAGACAGCTGACAAACTCTACTTTGTCCTCGACTACATCAACGGAGGAGAG CTCTTCTACCACCTGCAGCGCGAACGTTGCTTCCTGGAGCCCCGCGCGCGCTTCTACGCCGCCGAGATCGCCAGCGCGTTGGGCTACCTGCACTCGCTCAACATCGTCTACCGTGACCTCAAGCCCGAGAACATCCTGCTGGACTCGCAGGGCCACGTGGTGCTCACCGACTTCGGGCTCTGCAAGGAGAACATCGAGCCCAACGGAACCACCTCTACCTTCTGCGGCACGCCCGAG TATTTAGCTCCTGAGGTTCTCCACAAACAACCGTACGACCGCACGGTGGACTGGTGGTGCTTAGGAGCCGTCCTGTACGAGATGCTCTACGGCCTG CCTCCCTTCTACAGCCGCAACACGGCCGAGATGTACGACAACATCCTGACCAAGCCTCTGCAGCTCAAGCCCAACATCTCCAATGCCGCCCGCCACCTCCTGGAGGGCCTCCTGCAGAAGGACAGGACCAAGCGGCTGGGCTGCGCCGACGACTTT ATGGAAATCAAAAACCACATGTTCTTCTCGCCCATCAACTGGGATGACCTCAACGCCAAGAAGATCACGCCACCCTTCAACCCCAACGTG ACGGGCCCCAACGACCTGCGGCACTTTGACCCGGAGTTCACAGACGAGCCGGTGCCCAACTCCATCGGCTGCTCGCCCGACAGCGTGCTGGTGACGTCCAGTATCACGGAGGCGGCCGAGGCCTTTGTGGGCTTCTCCTACGCACCTTCCATGGACTCTTAcctatag
- the sgk1 gene encoding serine/threonine-protein kinase Sgk1 isoform X3, translated as MTIKSATGQTEMTYSKSKGLVALVSAFMKQRRMGLNDFIQRLATSAYTCKHAEVQSILNLSPPQDAELMSTTPSPPPSPTQQINLGPSSNPSAKPNDFHFLKVIGKGSFGKVLLARHRQDDRFYAVKVLQKKAILKKKEEKHIMSERNVLLKNVKHPFLVGLHYSFQTADKLYFVLDYINGGELFYHLQRERCFLEPRARFYAAEIASALGYLHSLNIVYRDLKPENILLDSQGHVVLTDFGLCKENIEPNGTTSTFCGTPEYLAPEVLHKQPYDRTVDWWCLGAVLYEMLYGLPPFYSRNTAEMYDNILTKPLQLKPNISNAARHLLEGLLQKDRTKRLGCADDFMEIKNHMFFSPINWDDLNAKKITPPFNPNVTGPNDLRHFDPEFTDEPVPNSIGCSPDSVLVTSSITEAAEAFVGFSYAPSMDSYL; from the exons ATGACGATTAAAAGTGCAACAGgacagaccgagatgacttattCCAAGTCGAAAGGGCTTGTGGCCTTAGTCAGCG CTTTCATGAAACAGCGAAGGATGGGACTGAACGACTTCATCCAGAGGCTCGCCACCAGCGCCTACACCTGCAAACA TGCCGAGGTGCAGTCCATCCTGAACCTGAGTCCTCCGCAGGATGCTGAGCTCATGAGCACCACCCCGTCTCCACCT CCCAGCCCGACACAACAGATCAACCTGGGCCCGTCGTCCAACCCGTCAGCCAAGCCCAATGACTTCCACTTCCTAAAAGTGATCGGCAAGGGTAGCTTCGGCAAGGTGCTGCTGGCCCGCCACCGTCAAGACGACCGCTTCTATGCCGTCAAGGTGCTGCAGAAGAAGGCCATCCTCAAGAAGAAGGAG GAGAAGCACATCATGTCAGAGAGGAACGTGCTGCTGAAGAACGTCAAGCATCCTTTCTTAGTGGGCCTGCACTACTCATTCCAGACAGCTGACAAACTCTACTTTGTCCTCGACTACATCAACGGAGGAGAG CTCTTCTACCACCTGCAGCGCGAACGTTGCTTCCTGGAGCCCCGCGCGCGCTTCTACGCCGCCGAGATCGCCAGCGCGTTGGGCTACCTGCACTCGCTCAACATCGTCTACCGTGACCTCAAGCCCGAGAACATCCTGCTGGACTCGCAGGGCCACGTGGTGCTCACCGACTTCGGGCTCTGCAAGGAGAACATCGAGCCCAACGGAACCACCTCTACCTTCTGCGGCACGCCCGAG TATTTAGCTCCTGAGGTTCTCCACAAACAACCGTACGACCGCACGGTGGACTGGTGGTGCTTAGGAGCCGTCCTGTACGAGATGCTCTACGGCCTG CCTCCCTTCTACAGCCGCAACACGGCCGAGATGTACGACAACATCCTGACCAAGCCTCTGCAGCTCAAGCCCAACATCTCCAATGCCGCCCGCCACCTCCTGGAGGGCCTCCTGCAGAAGGACAGGACCAAGCGGCTGGGCTGCGCCGACGACTTT ATGGAAATCAAAAACCACATGTTCTTCTCGCCCATCAACTGGGATGACCTCAACGCCAAGAAGATCACGCCACCCTTCAACCCCAACGTG ACGGGCCCCAACGACCTGCGGCACTTTGACCCGGAGTTCACAGACGAGCCGGTGCCCAACTCCATCGGCTGCTCGCCCGACAGCGTGCTGGTGACGTCCAGTATCACGGAGGCGGCCGAGGCCTTTGTGGGCTTCTCCTACGCACCTTCCATGGACTCTTAcctatag